The genomic region GTTTTAACGGAAGATTTTGCCGTTTTACAAGTGCTTCCGGGTGTTCCGCTTGACTATTGCAAAAAAGCATGGAAACACTTATTGAAAAAATATCATCCCGATGTCATTGCTGAGGAATCTGCACGGCAACAAGCTGCGTCTATTGTCCGAAGGATAAATCGTTCGTATAAGCGTATCGAAATATGGTTTTCAACCGGTAAGGTACAGGATTATGACAGTTTATGAGTTGCGTGCATAACTATTTATTTCAGAGAGTATTGTTACCGGCAGTA from Treponema vincentii harbors:
- a CDS encoding J domain-containing protein; its protein translation is MSDYYETLGSLLRDRLGTDEDPFEQAVEGRQGKYRSAGNKIERRVPKKRTYKEPERKVEPIRVPVPDVLTEDFAVLQVLPGVPLDYCKKAWKHLLKKYHPDVIAEESARQQAASIVRRINRSYKRIEIWFSTGKVQDYDSL